The Pongo abelii isolate AG06213 chromosome 20, NHGRI_mPonAbe1-v2.0_pri, whole genome shotgun sequence genome window below encodes:
- the CIC gene encoding protein capicua homolog isoform X12, with the protein MPGLPEGQREGGGGWREAHITAQSPPFLWTKMKPMKKACTGLSGPGSGSKSPPATRAKALRRRGAGEGDKPEEEDDEAQQPQPQPGPEEAEEGEEEEVERGPGAEGPPLELHPGDPAPGPAEDPKGDGEAGRWEPSLSRKTATFKSRAPKKKYVEEHGAGSSGVGGAPEERVRTPEEASGLAVPPRPPTSTRSSSTDTASEHSADLEDEPAEACGPGPWPPGSTSGSYDLRQLRSQRVLARRGDGLFLPAVVRQVRRSQDLGVQFPGDRALTFYEGVPGAGVDVVLDATPPPGALVVGTAVCTCVEPGVAAYREGVVVEVATKPAAYKVRLSPGPSSQPGPPGSLPQPPQPLHREPEEAVWVARSSLRLLRPPWEPETMLRKPPTGPEEEQAEPGATLPPCPAALDPKQPEDAEVSKISFGGNLGTHCEEGEEKHPPALGTPALLPLPPPQLLSPPPKSPAFVGPGRPGEQPSPCQEGSQGGSRSSSVASLEKGTAPAARARTPLTAAQQKYKKGDVVCTPSGIRKKFNGKQWRRLCSRDGCMKESQRRGYCSRHLSMRTKEMEGLADSGPGGAGRPAAVAAREGSTEFDWGDETSRDSEASSVAARGDSRPRLVAPADLSRFEFDECEAAVMLVSLGSSRSGTPSFSPVSTQSPFSPAPSPSPSPLFGFRPANFSPINASPVIQRTAVRSRHLSASTPKAGVLTPPDLGPHPPPPAPRERHSSGILPTFQTNLTFTVPISPGRRKTELLPHPGALGAPGSGGGGAAPDFPKSDSLDSGVDSVSHTPTPSTPAGFRAVSPAVPFSRSRQPSPLLLLPPPAGLTSDPGPSVRRVPAVQRDSPVIVRNPDVPLPSKFPGEVGTAGEVRAGGPGRGCRETPVPPGVASGKPGLPPPLPAPVPITVPPAAPTAVAQPMPTFGLASSPFQPVAFHPSPAALLPVLVPSSYTSHPAPKKEVIMGRPGTVWTNVEPRSVAVFPWHSLVPFLAPSQPDPSVQPSEAQQPASHPVASNQSKEPAESAAVAHERPPGGTGSADPGRPPGATCPESPGPGPPHPLGVVEPGKGPPPTTEEEAPGPPGEPRLDSETESDHDDAFLSIMSPEIQLPLPPGKRRTQSLSALPKERDSSSEKDGRSPNKREKDHIRRPMNAFMIFSKRHRALVHQRHPNQDNRTVSKILGEWWYALGPKEKQKYHDLAFQVKEAHFKAHPDWKWCNKDRKKSSSEAKPTSLGLAGGHKETRERSMSETGTAAAPGVSSELLSVAAQTLLSSDTKAPGSSSCGAERLHTVGGPGSARPRAFSHSGVHSLDGGEVDSQALQELTQMVSGPASYSGPKPSTQYGAPGPFAAPGEGGALAATGRPPLLPTRASRSQRAASEDMTSDEERMVICEEEGDDDVIADDGFGTTDIDLKCKERVTDSESGDSSGEDPEGNKGFGRKVFSPVIRSSFTHCRPPLDPEPPGPPDPPLAFGKGYGSAPSSSASSPASSSASAATSFSLGSGTFKAQESGQGSTAGPLRPPPPGAGGPATPSKATRFLPTDPATFRRKRPESVGGLEPPGPSVIAAPPSGGGNILQTLVLPPNKEEQEGGGARVPSAPAPSLAYGAPAAPLSRPAATMVTNVVRPVSSTPVPIASKPFPTSGRAEASPNDTAGARTEMGAGSRVPGGSPLGVSLVYSDKKSAAATSPAPHLVAGPLLGTVGKAPATVTNLLVGTPGYGAPAPPAVQFIAQGAPGGGTTAGSGTGAGSGPNGPVPLGILQPGALGKAGGITQVQYILPTLPQQLQVAPAPAPAPGTKAGAPSGPAPTTSIRFTLPPGTSTNGKVLAATAPTPGIPILQSVPSAPPPKAQSVSPVQAPPPGGSAQLLPGKVLVPLAAPSMSVRGGGAGQPLPLVSPPFSVPVQNGAQPPSKIIQLTPVPVSTPSGLVPPLSPATLPGPTSQPQKVLLPSSTRITYVQSAGGHALPLGTSPASSQAGTVTSYGPTSSVALGFTSLGPSGPAFVQPLLSGQAPLLAPGQVGVSPVPSPQLPPACAAPGGPVITAFYSGSPAPTSSASLAQPSQAPPSLVYTVATSTTPPAATILPKGPPAPATATPAPTSPFPSATGSMTYSLVAPKAQRPSPKAPQKVKAAIASIPVGSFEAGASGRPGPAPRQPLEPGPVREPTAPESELEGQPTPPAPPPLPETWTPTARSSPPLPPPAEERTSAKGPETMASKFPSSSSDWRVPGQGLENRGEPPTPPSPAPAPAVAPGGSSESSSGRAAGDTPERKEAAGTGKKVKVRPPPLKKTFDSVDKVLSEVDFEERFAELPEFRPEEVLPSPTLQSLATSPRAILGSYRKKRKNSTDLDSAPEDPTSPKRKMRRRSSCSSEPNTPKSAKCEGDIFTFDRTGTEAEDVLGELEYDKVPYSSLRRTLDQRRALVMQLFQDHGFFPSAQATAAFQARYADIFPSKVCLQLKIREVRQKIMQAATPTEQPPGAEAPLPVPPPTGTAAAPAPTPSPAGGPDPTSPSSDSGTAQAAPPLPPPPESGPGQPGWEGAPQPSPPPAGPSTAATGR; encoded by the exons ATGCCAGGCCTCCcagaggggcagagggagggtgGGGGGGGCTGGAGAGAGGCTCATATCACAGCTCAGTCACCACCCTTTTT GTGGACAAAAATGAAGCCAATGAAGAAGGCATGCACTGGCCTTTCAGGTCCTGGCAGTGGCAGCAAGTCCCCCCCAGCCACCAGGGCCAAGGCTCTGAGGCGGCgaggggctggggagggtgaCAAACCAGAGGAGGAGGACGACGAGGCACAGCAGCCGCAACCACAGCCCGGGCCcgaagaggctgaggaaggggaggaggaggaggttgagCGGGGCCCTGGGGCTGAAGGTCCTCCACTGGAGCTGCACCCTGGCGACCCGGCTCCAGGCCCAGCAGAAGACCCCAAAGGGGATGGGGAGGCAGGCCGCTGGGAGCCCTCACTCAGCCGCAAGACAGCCACTTTCAAGTCTCGAGCGCCCAAGAAGAAGTATGTGGAGGAGCACGGAGCTGGCAGCAGTGGGGTGGGTGGGGCCCCTGAAGAGCGGGTGCGGACCCCTGAGGAGGCCAGTGGCCTGGCGGTGCCTCCACGGCCACCCACCTCCACTCGTTCCTCCTCCACTGACACAGCCAGCGAGCACTCGGCGGACCTGGAGGATGAGCCGGCTGAGGCTTGTGGTCCAGGCCCCTGGCCCCCTGGCAGCACCAGTGGCAGCTATGACCTGCGGCAGCTGCGGTCCCAGCGGGTGCTGGCTCGGCGTGGTGACGGCCTCTTCCTGCCAGCTGTGGTGCGCCAGGTGCGCCGAAGCCAGGACCTGGGCGTGCAGTTCCCTGGTGACCGAGCCCTGACTTTCTATGAGGGGGTGCCAGGCGCTGGTGTGGATGTAGTTTTGGATGCTACACCCCCACCAGGTGCCCTGGTGGTGGGCACAGCTGTCTGTACCTGTGTGGAGCCCGGTGTGGCTGCCTACCGGGAaggtgtggtggtggaggtggcaaCCAAGCCAGCTGCCTACAAGGTCCGTCTCAGCCCCGGCCCCAGCTCCCAGCCAGGCCCACCAGGCAGCCTCCCGCAGCCCCCACAGCCACTGCACCGTGAGCCAGAGGAGGCCGTGTGGGTGGCCCGCTCCAGCCTACGCCTGCTGCGCCCACCCTGGGAACCTGAGACCATGCTGAGGAAGCCCCCTACAGGCCCTGAGGAAGAGCAGGCGGAGCCTGGGGCCACACTGCCACCCTGCCCTGCTGCCCTGGACCCCAAACAGCCCGAGGACGCTGAGGTCTCTAAGATCAGCTTTGGTGGCAACCTGGGTACTCACTGTGAGGAGGGCGAGGAGAAGCACCCTCCAGCCCTGGGTACCCCAGCCCTgctcccactgcccccaccccagctcctgTCGCCGCCACCCAAGTCTCCAGCCTTTGTGGGCCCCGGCCGCCCTGGCGAGCAGCCCTCGCCCTGCCAGGAGGGGAGCCAGGGCGGCAGCCGCAGCAGCAGCGTGGCCTCCCTGGAAAAGGGGACAGCACCGGCAGCCCGGGCCCGCACGCCACTGACAGCCGCCCAGCAGAAGTACAAGAAGGGCGATGTGGTCTGCACACCCAGCGGAATACGAAAGAAGTTCAACGGCAAGCAGTGGCGCCGGCTGTGCTCACGAGATGGCTGCATGAAGGAGTCACAGCGGCGAGGCTACTGCTCACGCCACCTGTCCATGCGAACCAAAGAGATGGAGGGCCTGGCAGACAGTGGGCCTGGGGGGGCGGGCCGGCCCGCGGCCGTGGCAGCCCGTGAGGGCAGCACGGAGTTTGACTGGGGTGATGAGACGTCGAGGGACAGTGAGGCCAGCAGTGTGGCGGCTCGTGGAGACTCACGGCCACGCCTGGTGGCCCCTGCTGACTTGTCACGCTTTGAGTTCGACGAGTGTGAGGCGGCCGTGATGCTGGTGTCGCTGGGCAGCTCGCGCTCAGGCACGCCCTCCTTCTCACCTGTCTCCACTCAATCGCCCTTCTCGCCAGCCCCGTCACCCTCACCCTCGCCACTCTTCGGCTTCCGCCCTGCCAACTTCAGCCCTATCAACGCCTCGCCAGTCATCCAGCGCACTGCAGTCCGCAGTCGCCACCTGAGCGCCAGCACCCCTAAGGCAGGCGTGCTGACGCCACCAGAcctgggcccccacccaccgcCACCTGCTCCCCGAGAGCGCCACTCCTCTGGAATTCTACCCACCTTCCAGACCAACCTGACCTTCACCGTGCCCATCAGTCCCGGGCGACGGAAGACAGAGCTCTTGCCGCATCCAGGGGCCTTGGGGGCCCCTGGCTCAGGGGGTGGAGGAGCTGCCCCAGACTTTCCCAAGAGTGACAGCTTAGACTCTGGTGTGGACTCAGTGTCCCACACACCTACACCCTCCACGCCGGCTGGCTTCCGGGCCGTGTCCCCTGCTGTGCCCTTCTCTCGCTCCCGCCAGCCCTCACCATTGCTGCTGTTGCCCCCACCCGCCGGCCTGACCTCGGATCCAGGGCCCTCTGTGCGCAGGGTGCCTGCTGTGCAGCGGGACTCACCTGTTATTGTCCGCAACCCTgacgtgccactgccctccaaatTCCCTGGGGAGGTGGGCACTGCTGGTGAGGTGCGGGCTGGGGGACCTGGGCGGGGCTGCCGTGAGACCCCAGTGCCCCCTGGGGTGGCCAGTGGGAAACCTGGCCTGCCCCCACCTCTGCCAGCCCCCGTGCCCATCACTGTGCCTCCAGCTGCACCAACTGCCGTGGCCCAGCCGATGCCCACCTTTGGCCTGGCGTCTTCACCCTTTCAGCCTGTGGCCTTCCACCCCTCACCTGCTGCCCTGTTGCCCGTTTTGGTGCCCAGCAGCTATACCAGCCACCCTGCTCCCAAGAAGGAAGTCATCATGGGCCGGCCTGGAACAG TGTGGACTAATGTGGAACCTCGCTCTGTGGCTGTGTTCCCCTGGCACTCCTTAGTCCCCTTCCTGGCACCCAGCCAGCCTGACCCCTCCGTGCAGCCGAGCGAGGCGCAGCAACCTGCCAGCCACCCAGTGGCCTCCAACCAGAGCAAAG AACCTGCTGAGTCGGCAGCTGTTGCTCATGAACGGCCACCAGGTGGGACAGGGAGTGCTGACCCTGGGCGGCCCCCTGGAGCCACATGCCCTGAGAGCCCAGGACCCGGACCCCCACACCCTTTGGGGGTGGTGGAACCTGGTAAGGGTCCGCCTCCCACCACGGAGGAGGAGGCCCCCGGCCCCCCAGGAGAGCCCCGGCTGGACAGTGAGACAGAGAGTGACCATGATGATGC CTTCCTCTCCATCATGTCTCCTGAGATCCAGTTGCCTCTACCGCCCGGAAAACGTCGGACCCAGTCCCTCAGTGCCCTACCCAAGGAACGGGACTCATCTTCTGAGAAGGATGGACGCAGCCCCAACAAG CGGGAGAAGGACCACATCCGGCGGCCCATGAATGCCTTCATGATCTTCAGCAAGCGGCACCGGGCCCTGGTCCACCAGCGTCATCCCAACCAGGACAACCGGACCGTCAGCAAGATTCTGGGCGAGTGGTGGTACGCCCTGGGGCCCAAGGAGAAGCAGAAGTACCACGACCTGGCCTTCCAG GTGAAGGAGGCCCACTTCAAGGCCCACCCAGATTGGAAGTGGTGCAACAAGGACCGAAAGAAGTCCAGCTCAGAGGCCAAGCCCACGAGCCTGGGGCTGGCAGGAGGGCACAAGGAGACGCGGGAGCGGAGCATGTCGGAGACGGGCACTGCTGCTGCCCCTGGGG TGTCCTCTGAGCTCCTGTCCGTTGCAGCCCAgacactcctgagctcagacaccaAGGCTCCGGGGAGCAGCTCCTGTGGGGCAGAACGGCTACACACAGTTGGGGGACCTGGCTCAGCCCGGCCCCGAGCTTTCTCCCACAGTGGGGTACACAGCCTGGACGGCGGAGAAGTAGACAGTCAGGCGCTACAGGAACTGACTCAG ATGGTGTCTGGCCCTGCATCGTACTCTGGCCCAAAACCTTCTACCCAGTATGGAGCTCCAGGACCGTTTGCAGCCCCCGGTGAGGGAGGTGCCTTGGCGGCCACTGGGCGGCCCCCGCTGCTGCCCACCCGAGCTTCTCGTTCTCAGCGTGCGGCCAGTGAGGACATGACGAGTGATGAGGAGCGCATGGTCATCTGTGAGGAGGAAGGGGATGATGATGTCATTG CTGACGATGGCTTCGGCACCACTGACATTGATCTCAAGTGCAAGGAGCGGGTGACCGACAGCGAGAGTGGGGACAGCTCTGGGGAGGACCCAGAGGGCAACAAG GGCTTTGGTCGGAAGGTGTTTTCACCTGTGATCCGTTCCTCCTTTACCCACTGCCGCCCCCCACTGGACCCTGAGCCCCCAGGGCCCCCGGATCCTCCTCTAGCCTTTGGCAAAGGCTATGGTTCTGCCCCATCCTCCTCTGCATCCTCGCctgcttcctcctcagcctcggcAGCCACCTCCTTCTCACTGGGCTCAGGAACCTTCAAGGCCCAGGAGTCTGGTCAGGGCAGCACAGCGGGCCCCCTACGGCCCCCACCCCCTGGGGCTGGGGGTCCAGCGACACCTTCCAAGGCAACCCGGTTCCTCCCAACGGATCCTGCCACCTTCCGGCGCAAGAGACCTGAAAGTGTGGGTGGCCTGGAGCCACCAGGCCCCTCAGTCATCGCGGCCCCTCCCAGCGGAGGAGGAAACATCCTGCAGACACTGGTGCTGCCCCCAAACAAGGAGGAGCAAGAGGGCGGCGGAGCCAGAGTGCCCTCCGCCCCCGCCCCATCACTGGCCTACGGGGCCCCAGCGGCTCCCCTGTCCCGTCCTGCTGCCACCATGGTCACCAACGTGGTGCGGCCTGTCAGCAGCACTCCTGTCCCCATCGCCTCTAAGCCCTTCCCCACCTCTGGCCGGGCTGAGGCGTCTCCAAATGACACAGCAGGTGCCAGGACTGAAATGGGCGCTGGGTCTCGGGTGCCTGGAGGCTCCCCGCTGGGTGTCAGCTTAGTGTATTCGGACAAGAAGTCGGCAGCAGCCACCTCACCAGCCCCACACTTGGTGGCTGGACCCCTGCTGGGCACTGTGGGGAAGGCGCCTGCCACTGTCACTAATCTACTGGTGGGCACCCCGGGGTATGGGGCCCCTGCGCCCCCTGCTGTCCAGTTCATTGCCCAGGGGGCCCCTGGTGGTGGGACCACTGCGGGCTCAGGAACAGGTGCTGGGAGTGGCCCCAATGGGCCAGTACCCCTGGGCATCCTGCAACCAGGTGCCCTGGGCAAGGCTGGGGGAATCACCCAGGTACAGTACATCCTGCCCACGCTGCCCCAGCAGCTTCAGGTGGCACCTGCCCCAGCACCAGCCCCTGGGACCAAGGCAGGGGCTCCCAGCGGCCCTGCACCCACCACCAGCATCCGTTTCACCCTCCCACCGGGCACTTCTACCAACGGCAAAGTCCTGGCTGCCACTGCACCCACTCCTGGCATCCCCATCCTGCAGTCTGTACCCTCCGCCCCACCCCCCAAAG CCCAGTCAGTTTCTCCCGTGCAGGCCCCGCCCCCGGGTGGCTCAGCCCAGCTGCTGCCTGGGAAGGTCCTAGTGCCTCTGGCTGCCCCTAGCATGTCAGTGCGGGGTGGAGGGGCCGGCCAGCCGCTGCCACTGGTGAGCCCGCCCTTCTCAGTACCTGTGCAGAATGGTGCCCAGCCCCCCAGCAAG ATCATCCAGCTGACCCCGGTGCCTGTGAGCACACCCAGCGGCCTGGTGCCGCCCCTGAGCCCAGCCACACTCCCTGGACCCACCTCGCAGCCTCAGAAGGTCCTGCTGCCCTCTTCCACCAG AATCACCTATGTGCAGTCAGCGGGCGGGCACGCGCTGCCCCTGGGTACCAGCCCTGCGTCCAGCCAGGCTGGAACAGTCACCTCGTACGGGCCCACGAGCTCTGTAGCTCTAGGCTTCACCTCGCTGGGGCCCAGCGGCCCCGCCTTCGTGCAGCCCCTGCTCTCAG GCCAAGCCCCACTGCTGGCTCCCGGTCAGGTGGGCGTGTCGCCTGTGCCCAGTCCCCAGCTGCCGCCTGCCTGTGCAGCCCCCGGAGGTCCTGTCATAACAGCATTTTACTCTGGCAGCCCTGCACCCACCTCCTCAGCATCCCTGGCCCAGCCATCTCAGGCCCCCCCAAGCCTGGTCTACACTGTGGCCACCAGCACAACCCCACCTGCAGCCACCATTCTGCCCAAGGGCCCGCCAGCCCCTGCCACTGCCACCCCAGCCCCGACTAGCCCTTTCCCCAGTGCCACAG GTTCCATGACCTACAGCTTAGTGGCCCCCAAGGCCCAGCGGCCCAGCCCGAAGGCCCCCCAGAAAGTGAAGGCAGCCATCGCCAGCATTCCCGTGGGGTCCTTTGAGGCAGGTGCCTCTGGGCGGCCTGGCCCTGCACCCCGGCAGCCTCTGGAGCCTGGCCCAGTCCGAGAGCCAACTGCCCCAGAGTCTGAGCTTGAAGGGCAGCCCACACCACCAGCCCCTCCACCCCTGCCAGAGACCTGGACTCCCACAGCCCGGAGCAgccccccactgcccccacctGCTGAGGAGCGGACCAGTGCCAAGGGTCCTGAGACCATG GCCAGCAAATTCCCCAGCTCATCTTCAGACTGGCGCGTCCCTGGGCAGGGCCTGGAGAATCGTGGGGAGCCTCCCACTCCTCCCAGCCCGGCCCCAGCTCCAGCCGTAGCCCCTGGTGGCAGCAGTGAGAGCAGCAGTGGGCGGGCAGCCGGGGACACCCCCGAGCGCAAGGAGGCGGCTGGTACTGGCAAGAAGGTGAAGGTGCGGCCCCCGCCCCTGAAGAAGACCTTTGACTCTGTGGACAA GGTCCTGTCAGAAGTGGACTTCGAAGAGCGCTTTGCTGAGCTGCCTGAGTTTCGGCCTGAGGAGGTGCTGCCCTCCCCCACCCTGCAGTCTCTGGCCACCTCACCCCGGGCCATCCTGGGCTCTTACCGCAAGAAGAGGAAGAACTCCACGG ACCTGGATTCAGCACCCGAGGACCCCACCTCGCCCAAGCGCAAGATGAGAAGACGCTCCAGCTGCAGCTCGGAGCCCAACACCCCCAAGAGTGCCAAGTGCGAGGGGGACATCTTCACCTTTGACCGTACAG GTACAGAAGCCGAGGACGTGCTCGGGGAGCTAGAGTATGACAAGGTGCCATACTCCTCCCTGCGGCGCACCCTGGACCAGCGCCGGGCCCTGGTCATGCAGCTCTTCCAGGACCATGGCTTCTTTCCGTCAG CCCAGGCCACAGCCGCCTTCCAGGCCCGCTATGCAGACATCTTCCCCTCCAAGGTTTGTCTGCAGTTGAAGATCCGTGAGGTGCGCCAGAAGATCATGCAGGCTGCCACTCCCACGGAGCAGCCCCCTGGAGCTGAGGCTCCTCTCCCTGTACCGCCTCCCACTGGCACCGCTGCTGCCCctgcccccactcccagccccgCGGGGGGCCCTGACCCCACCTCACCCAGCTCGGACTCTGGCACTGCCCAGGCTGCCCCGCCACTGCCTCCACCCCCAGAGTCGGGGCCTGGACAGCCTGGCTGGGAGGGGGCTCCCCAGCCCTCCCCCCCACCCGCAGGTCCCTCCACAGCTGCCACAGGCAGGTGA